A genome region from Vallitalea okinawensis includes the following:
- a CDS encoding GNAT family N-acetyltransferase, whose product MYIDFRKPSKEDAKDIAEWKYEGIYSFYDNDKTEAKQQWARNIHHEENTFALYNENKELIGNCCFDFDEEEGIIFGVQMRPDLTGKGMGTDLIKIILDFGKEKYQYDEIKLYVAKFNRRAIRVYEKLGFVVNEEFLWHVNGEEREFIGMFKRF is encoded by the coding sequence ATGTATATTGATTTTAGAAAACCTTCTAAAGAGGATGCTAAGGATATTGCCGAATGGAAGTATGAAGGGATCTATTCTTTCTATGACAATGATAAAACGGAAGCCAAGCAGCAATGGGCAAGAAACATACACCATGAAGAGAATACCTTTGCATTATACAATGAGAACAAGGAACTAATAGGCAATTGTTGTTTTGATTTTGATGAGGAAGAGGGCATTATATTTGGTGTGCAGATGAGACCAGATTTAACAGGTAAAGGTATGGGGACGGATCTTATAAAGATCATACTCGACTTTGGTAAAGAGAAGTATCAATATGATGAAATAAAACTATATGTAGCCAAGTTTAACAGAAGAGCCATCAGAGTTTATGAGAAACTAGGATTTGTTGTTAATGAGGAGTTTTTATGGCATGTTAATGGTGAAGAAAGAGAATTCATTGGCATGTTTAAAAGATTTTAG
- a CDS encoding AraC family transcriptional regulator, whose product MDYFNIVKEAIKYIENHLFHHLSIQDEISKKMYISKYHFHRVFFMVVNDTIGNYIKKRRFTEIAERIVNTNDRIIDIALDCQYSSHEAFTRAFKEYFGQTPSQYRKNPIKNPLLLTKKINDYQLKYTYYDMAVEPSIIDLNELKLIGTMGETSLSNNNLDQIWKLFKSQIHLIDNKTKTRVGYTVWMESEDDSRLINENYNYDVLVAVKVEKVITVPKEMRLLVINKGLYAAFEIIESFQHLYQLYGYIYFVWLKKSDYQLRDGYIIEEYSNDFSLHASDAKITIYVPVEIKQ is encoded by the coding sequence ATGGATTATTTTAATATAGTTAAGGAAGCAATTAAATATATAGAGAATCACTTATTTCATCATCTATCTATACAAGATGAAATATCTAAAAAAATGTATATATCAAAATATCACTTTCATCGCGTTTTTTTCATGGTTGTTAATGATACTATTGGCAATTATATTAAGAAAAGACGGTTTACTGAGATAGCTGAAAGAATAGTAAATACCAATGATCGAATCATTGATATTGCACTAGATTGTCAATACAGCAGCCATGAAGCATTTACGCGGGCGTTCAAAGAATATTTTGGTCAAACGCCAAGCCAATACAGAAAAAATCCTATAAAGAACCCACTTCTATTAACAAAAAAAATAAATGATTATCAATTAAAATATACTTACTATGATATGGCAGTGGAGCCTTCCATTATTGATTTAAATGAACTGAAATTGATTGGAACAATGGGAGAAACATCCCTTAGTAACAATAATCTTGATCAAATATGGAAGCTTTTTAAATCACAAATTCATTTGATTGATAATAAGACGAAGACTAGAGTTGGATATACCGTATGGATGGAAAGTGAAGATGATAGTAGGCTGATTAATGAAAATTATAACTATGATGTACTTGTAGCAGTTAAGGTGGAGAAGGTTATAACCGTTCCTAAAGAGATGCGATTATTAGTAATCAATAAAGGGTTATATGCTGCCTTTGAAATAATTGAATCCTTCCAGCATTTATATCAATTGTATGGTTATATTTATTTTGTATGGTTAAAGAAATCAGATTATCAATTACGTGATGGCTATATTATTGAAGAATACAGTAACGATTTCTCTTTACATGCTTCAGATGCTAAAATAACAATTTATGTGCCAGTAGAAATAAAGCAATAA
- a CDS encoding C45 family autoproteolytic acyltransferase/hydolase codes for MYKPRLQGDHYDMGYHYGSLLYKNGVRFDQLIEFDEERLDFGVKSLNISNETYPEINREIEGMAKGLKVDYESFGTFLVTAGAFSFDFGCSTFCYRKDSQIYFARNHDMFVQLKKTTESVLYRPDGGYYFIGQGDALIGKEDGVNEHGLAVGMTFVAPKLVKPGMNFLFMVRMVLEKCKTVEESIDLLQSLKTSTSHNVVLADREGDMAVVEMCPEKIIVRRPTKDADFIIATNHFQDSQMLKYDNRPDEDWYYTKTRYATIYESLINHKAYDLQLGMDILSGKEGFICQYKRSMNFDTLWSICVDLGQLDIYRSVGNPRKSKFKKETRLRWAMDKRDKI; via the coding sequence ATGTATAAGCCACGACTTCAGGGAGATCATTATGACATGGGATATCACTATGGTAGTTTACTATATAAGAATGGAGTTCGTTTTGATCAATTAATAGAATTTGACGAAGAGAGACTAGATTTCGGGGTTAAGAGTTTAAATATCAGTAATGAGACCTACCCTGAAATTAATAGAGAGATTGAAGGGATGGCAAAAGGATTAAAGGTTGATTATGAATCCTTTGGAACATTCTTAGTTACAGCTGGTGCTTTTTCATTTGACTTTGGATGCAGTACATTTTGCTATAGAAAGGATTCACAAATATATTTTGCTAGGAATCATGACATGTTTGTTCAGCTAAAGAAAACCACTGAAAGTGTATTGTATAGACCTGATGGTGGATATTACTTTATTGGACAAGGAGATGCTTTGATTGGTAAAGAAGATGGTGTAAATGAGCATGGTTTGGCTGTAGGGATGACATTTGTAGCGCCTAAATTAGTAAAACCGGGGATGAACTTTTTGTTCATGGTGCGTATGGTATTAGAAAAATGTAAAACTGTAGAGGAGTCCATTGATTTGTTACAATCTTTAAAGACCTCAACGTCGCATAATGTAGTACTTGCAGACAGAGAGGGGGATATGGCCGTCGTTGAAATGTGTCCAGAAAAGATAATAGTTCGAAGGCCAACGAAAGATGCAGATTTCATTATTGCTACAAATCATTTTCAAGATTCTCAAATGCTCAAGTATGATAATCGACCTGATGAAGATTGGTATTATACAAAAACACGATATGCAACGATTTATGAAAGTTTAATTAATCATAAAGCTTATGATTTACAATTAGGTATGGATATCTTATCAGGTAAAGAAGGTTTTATCTGTCAATATAAAAGGAGTATGAACTTTGATACCTTATGGTCAATATGTGTCGACTTAGGTCAACTAGATATATATAGGTCAGTAGGTAATCCTAGAAAATCCAAATTTAAAAAAGAAACCCGCCTACGATGGGCAATGGATAAAAGAGATAAAATCTAA